A single region of the Sorghum bicolor cultivar BTx623 chromosome 7, Sorghum_bicolor_NCBIv3, whole genome shotgun sequence genome encodes:
- the LOC8077888 gene encoding uncharacterized protein LOC8077888 isoform X1 has translation MAGRGGGGGGSKSSSLYAVLGVASDCSDADLRSAYRKLAMKWHPDKCAGSSAGSADAAKARFQKIQGAYAVLSDPNKRILYDVGAYDGEGDDDGAGEILGDILEAMSQAGPADNGEGESLEDLQRQFEELFLRPSPSSFSPVGIRCLLCFLGSTRHSRRRRCSWTWAGPRLLLARPGDGDRPGPSGRQPPAPRRFPAYGPPASCRAAASFASC, from the exons ATGGCCGgacgcggaggaggaggaggaggcagcaAGAGCAGCAGCCTGTACGCGGTGCTGGGCGTGGCCAGCGACTGCTCCGACGCCGACCTGCGCAGCGCCTACCGCAAGCTCGCCATG AAATGGCACCCGGACAAGTGCGCTGGGAGCTCCGCCGGCAGCGCCGACGCGGCCAAGGCCAGGTTTCAGAAGATCCAGGGAGCCTACGCCG TTCTGTCGGACCCCAACAAGAGGATCCTGTATGACGTCGGGGCCTACGATGGCGAAGGCGACGATGAC GGCGCCGGGGAGATCCTCGGAGATATTCTGGAGGCCATGAGCCAGGCAGGCCCTGCC GACAACGGCGAGGGGGAGAGCCTGGAGGACCTGCAGCGGCAGTTCGAGGAGCTGTTCCTGAGGCCGTCGCCGTCGTCCTTCTCGCCGGTGGGTATCCGCTGTCTGCTCTGCTTCCTTGGGTCGACTCGGCATTCTCGTCGGCGTAGATGCTCCTGGACCTGGGCTGGGCCACGCCTGCTCCTGGCCAGGCCAGGCGACGGTGACAGGCCGGGTCCGTCCGGCCGTCAACCTCCCGCTCCGCGTCGCTTTCCGGCGTATGGCCCCCCGGCCTCCTGTCGGGCGGCGGCGTCGTTTGCGTCGTGCTAA
- the LOC8077888 gene encoding uncharacterized protein LOC8077888 isoform X3 produces the protein MAGRGGGGGGSKSSSLYAVLGVASDCSDADLRSAYRKLAMKWHPDKCAGSSAGSADAAKARFQKIQGAYAVLSDPNKRILYDVGAYDGEGDDDGAGEILGDILEAMSQAGPADNGEGESLEDLQRQFEELFLRPSPSSFSPNDAAGKSASKRRPAGRK, from the exons ATGGCCGgacgcggaggaggaggaggaggcagcaAGAGCAGCAGCCTGTACGCGGTGCTGGGCGTGGCCAGCGACTGCTCCGACGCCGACCTGCGCAGCGCCTACCGCAAGCTCGCCATG AAATGGCACCCGGACAAGTGCGCTGGGAGCTCCGCCGGCAGCGCCGACGCGGCCAAGGCCAGGTTTCAGAAGATCCAGGGAGCCTACGCCG TTCTGTCGGACCCCAACAAGAGGATCCTGTATGACGTCGGGGCCTACGATGGCGAAGGCGACGATGAC GGCGCCGGGGAGATCCTCGGAGATATTCTGGAGGCCATGAGCCAGGCAGGCCCTGCC GACAACGGCGAGGGGGAGAGCCTGGAGGACCTGCAGCGGCAGTTCGAGGAGCTGTTCCTGAGGCCGTCGCCGTCGTCCTTCTCGCCG AACGATGCAGCTGGGAAGTCGGCGTCCAAGAGGAGGCCTGCTGGGAGGAAGTAG
- the LOC8077888 gene encoding uncharacterized protein LOC8077888 isoform X2, which produces MAGRGGGGGGSKSSSLYAVLGVASDCSDADLRSAYRKLAMKWHPDKCAGSSAGSADAAKARFQKIQGAYAVLSDPNKRILYDVGAYDGEGDDDGAGEILGDILEAMSQAGPADNGEGESLEDLQRQFEELFLRPSPSSFSPQNDAAGKSASKRRPAGRK; this is translated from the exons ATGGCCGgacgcggaggaggaggaggaggcagcaAGAGCAGCAGCCTGTACGCGGTGCTGGGCGTGGCCAGCGACTGCTCCGACGCCGACCTGCGCAGCGCCTACCGCAAGCTCGCCATG AAATGGCACCCGGACAAGTGCGCTGGGAGCTCCGCCGGCAGCGCCGACGCGGCCAAGGCCAGGTTTCAGAAGATCCAGGGAGCCTACGCCG TTCTGTCGGACCCCAACAAGAGGATCCTGTATGACGTCGGGGCCTACGATGGCGAAGGCGACGATGAC GGCGCCGGGGAGATCCTCGGAGATATTCTGGAGGCCATGAGCCAGGCAGGCCCTGCC GACAACGGCGAGGGGGAGAGCCTGGAGGACCTGCAGCGGCAGTTCGAGGAGCTGTTCCTGAGGCCGTCGCCGTCGTCCTTCTCGCCG CAGAACGATGCAGCTGGGAAGTCGGCGTCCAAGAGGAGGCCTGCTGGGAGGAAGTAG